A section of the Humulus lupulus chromosome 2, drHumLupu1.1, whole genome shotgun sequence genome encodes:
- the LOC133819635 gene encoding calmodulin-binding transcription activator 3-like isoform X1 yields MAELKRFLPNQQLDLGQILQEAQHRWLRPTEICEILRNYRKFQLTPDPPVRPPAGSLFLFDRKALRYFRKDGHRWRKKKDGKTVKEAHEKLKAGSVDVLHCYYAHGEENEGFQRRSYWMLDGLLENIVLVHYREVREGYKSGISRLQATPRPPFERFQNSCGQANSPVPTIQNSFATNANRVDWNGPTLSLEVEDVDSGENSGASLTQTAFGSISHNAPLLSDGVTGVAELSRNHTDSWYPGFKLYHSAGSSLWAGSHGSTKREESMHDQKCDVEEPGGAEFIIHKLTDSKLDVDSKIHDIVSYSDKLIPSTGILVASLVSKRDIQVSQDLGFNSTRPPFQCYSDPQMVATFTDEVEKKSEDKVVTVCNNESAELKKLDSFGRWMDKEIGVDCDDSLMASDSGNYWNTLDAENDDKEVSSLSHHMQLEIDSLGPSLSQEQLFSICDISPDWTYPGVETKVLIAGRFLGSNKHSSETKWGCMFGEIEVPAEVVIDNVIRCKTPLHAPGRVPFYVTCSNRLACSEVREFEYREKPQVIAENRAPEDELRLQIRLGKLLNLSPEMKSLNCSGLNCDKCNLIGKKPSMRIKTNHLTSSDILIQNLLKDRLHQWLVFKTHEEGKGPNVFDDEGLGVIHLAAALGYQWAIGPIIAAGVSPNFRDARGKTALHWASCFGREETVVALVRLGAAPGAVNDPTPAFPGGQTAADLASINGHKGIAGYLAEADLTSHLSSLNINENVADIHDAIVSAESAIDTESKVVSSELGIDNHFLEGSLAAFRKSAHTAALIQAAFRNHLLCHKQLTKSRDDVSNDSVDLVVLDSLNKVQKSSHFEDYLHSAAKKIQKKYRGWKGRKEFLHIRSRIVKIQAHVRGHQVRKQYKKLVWSVSILEKVILRWRRKGSGLRGFRVEKSTEDESRGTKRSDDYEYLIIGRKQKYDAVDKALARVKSMVRHPEAREQYMRLVTNFEKFEIGEDESSA; encoded by the exons ATGGCTGAGCTCAAAAGATTTCTTCCTAATCAACAATTAG ACCTTGGGCAGATACTGCAAGAAGCACAACATCGTTGGCTCCGACCCACTGAAATCTGTGAAATACTTCGAAACTATCGGAAGTTCCAACTAACACCAGATCCACCCGTTAGGCCTCCAG CTGGCTCTTTGTTCCTGTTTGATCGAAAAGCGCTCCGATATTTTCGCAAGGATGGTCACAGGTGGAGGAAAAAGAAAGACGGGAAAACTGTGAAAGAAGCTCATGAAAAGTTGAAG GCTGGCAGTGTGGATGTTCTTCACTGTTATTATGCCCATGGAGAGGAGAATGAGGGCTTCCAGCGGCGGAGTTATTGGATGCTTGATGG GCTATTAGAGAACATTGTTCTTGTGCATTATAGAGAAGTAAGAGAG GGTTACAAGTCTGGCATCTCCCGTTTGCAAGCAACACCCAGGCCGCCATTTGAACGCTTTCAAAATAGTTGTGGACAAGCAAACTCACCTGTTCCTACAATTCAAAATTCTTTTGCAACAAACGCAAACAGAGTTGATTGGAATGGACCAACATTATCACTAGAAGTTGAGGATGTGGATTCCGGTGAAAATTCTGGAGCATCTCTCACTCAAACTGCTTTTGGTTCCATATCACATAATGCACCACTGCTTTCAGATGGAGTTACTG GAGTCGCAGAGTTATCCAGGAACCATACTGATTCATGGTATCCCGGATTTAAGTTATATCATTCTGCTGGATCATCGCTCTGGGCTGGAAGTCACGGCTCAACCAAACGCGAAGAAAGCATGCATGATCAGAAATGTGATGTTGAAGAACCTGGTGGAGCTGAATTTATAATTCATAAGCTTACTGATTCTAAGTTGGATGTTGATAGTAAAATTCATGATATTGTTTCTTACAGTGATAAATTGATACCAAGCACAGGCATCCTGGTGGCATCATTGGTTTCTAAGAGAGACATTCAG GTGTCACAGGATCTTGGCTTTAATTCCACTCGGCCCCCCTTTCAGTGTTATTCTGACCCTCAGATGGTAGCAACTTTCACTGATGAAGTTGAGAAGAAATCGGAAGATAAAGTTGTTACTGTATGTAACAATGAATCAGCAGAGCTGAAAAAATTAGATAGTTTTGGCAGATGGATGGACAAAGAAATTGGTGTGGATTGTGATGATTCCTTGATGGCTTCCGACTCTGGAAATTATTGGAATACACTTGATGCTGAGAATGATGACAAAGAAGTATCCAGTTTATCACACCATATGCAGTTGGAGATTGATTCGCTTGGCCCATCTCTTTCCCAGGAACAGCTATTCAGTATTTGTGACATTTCACCAGATTGGACTTATCCTGGTGTTGAGACAAAG GTTTTAATAGCAGGTAGATTTTTGGGTAGCAATAAGCATTCTTCTGAGACCAAGTGGGGATGCATGTTTGGTGAAATTGAGGTTCCTGCTGAAGTTGTCATTGATAATGTTATTCGATGCAAAACTCCTTTACATGCACCTGGACGTGTTCCGTTCTATGTGACATGCAGTAATAGATTAGCCTGCAGCGAGGTGAGGGAATTTGAATATCGGGAGAAACCTCAGGTGATTGCTGAGAACAGAGCACCAGAAGATGAATTGCGCTTACAGATACGGCTAGGAAAATTGTTAAATTTAAGCCCAGAAATGAAGTCATTAAATTGTTCTGGCCTTAATTGTGATAAATGTAATCTTATAGGGAAAAAACCTTCAATGAGAATTAAAACTAACCACTTGACATCGAGTGATATCTTGATTCAAAATTTGCTCAAGGATAGACTTCATCAGTGGTTGGTTTTCAAAACTCACGAAGAAGGTAAAGGGCCTAATGTCTTTGATGATGAAGGCCTAGGAGTTATCCATTTAGCAGCTGCTCTTGGTTATCAGTGGGCTATCGGTCCCATTATTGCTGCTGGTGTCAGTCCCAATTTTAGAGATGCACGTGGAAAAACAGCTCTTCATTGGGCATCATGTTTTGGGAG AGAGGAAACAGTTGTAGCACTGGTCAGATTGGGTGCTGCCCCAGGTGCAGTTAATGACCCAACTCCAGCTTTTCCAGGAGGGCAAACAGCAGCTGATCTAGCATCAATTAATGGACATAAAGGGATTGCTGGATATTTGGCAGAAGCAGATTTGACAAGTCATCTTTCTTCATTGAACATTAACGAAAATGTAGCAGATATTCATGATGCCATTGTTTCTGCTGAAAGTGCAATTGATACTGAATCAAAAGTTGTCTCATCAGAGTTAGGCATTGATAATCATTTCCTTGAAGGTTCTCTAGCTGCTTTTCGGAAATCAGCTCATACAGCCGCTTTAATTCAAGCTGCCTTTAGGAATCATTTATTATGTCATAAACAATTAACAAAGAGCAGGGATGATGTTTCCAACGATTCAGTTGACCTTGTTGTTCTGGATTCTTTAAACAAGGTACAGAAGTCAAGTCATTTTGAGGATTACCTTCATTCTGCAGCTAAAAAGATTCAAAAGAAATATCGTGGCTGGAAAGGGAGGAAAGAATTTTTGCATATACGCAGCCGTATTGTTAAGATTCAG GCTCATGTCAGAGGGCATCAAGTTCGTAAACAGTATAAGAAGCTTGTGTGGTCTGTCAGTATATTGGAAAAGGTAATACTCCGCTGGAGGCGCAAAGGATCTGGTTTGCGGGGATTTCGGGTGGAAAAGTCAACTGAAGATGAATCAAGAGGTACAAAAAGAAGTGATGATTATGAATATCTTATAATTGGGAGAAAACAGAAGTATGATGCAGTAGACAAGGCTCTTGCAAGAGTCAAGTCAATGGTTCGTCACCCCGAAGCACGCGAACAATATATGAGGCTAGTTACTAATTTTGAGAAGTTTGAg ATTGGTGAGGATGAGAGCAGTGCATGA
- the LOC133819635 gene encoding calmodulin-binding transcription activator 3-like isoform X2, translated as MLDGLLENIVLVHYREVREGYKSGISRLQATPRPPFERFQNSCGQANSPVPTIQNSFATNANRVDWNGPTLSLEVEDVDSGENSGASLTQTAFGSISHNAPLLSDGVTGVAELSRNHTDSWYPGFKLYHSAGSSLWAGSHGSTKREESMHDQKCDVEEPGGAEFIIHKLTDSKLDVDSKIHDIVSYSDKLIPSTGILVASLVSKRDIQVSQDLGFNSTRPPFQCYSDPQMVATFTDEVEKKSEDKVVTVCNNESAELKKLDSFGRWMDKEIGVDCDDSLMASDSGNYWNTLDAENDDKEVSSLSHHMQLEIDSLGPSLSQEQLFSICDISPDWTYPGVETKVLIAGRFLGSNKHSSETKWGCMFGEIEVPAEVVIDNVIRCKTPLHAPGRVPFYVTCSNRLACSEVREFEYREKPQVIAENRAPEDELRLQIRLGKLLNLSPEMKSLNCSGLNCDKCNLIGKKPSMRIKTNHLTSSDILIQNLLKDRLHQWLVFKTHEEGKGPNVFDDEGLGVIHLAAALGYQWAIGPIIAAGVSPNFRDARGKTALHWASCFGREETVVALVRLGAAPGAVNDPTPAFPGGQTAADLASINGHKGIAGYLAEADLTSHLSSLNINENVADIHDAIVSAESAIDTESKVVSSELGIDNHFLEGSLAAFRKSAHTAALIQAAFRNHLLCHKQLTKSRDDVSNDSVDLVVLDSLNKVQKSSHFEDYLHSAAKKIQKKYRGWKGRKEFLHIRSRIVKIQAHVRGHQVRKQYKKLVWSVSILEKVILRWRRKGSGLRGFRVEKSTEDESRGTKRSDDYEYLIIGRKQKYDAVDKALARVKSMVRHPEAREQYMRLVTNFEKFEIGEDESSA; from the exons ATGCTTGATGG GCTATTAGAGAACATTGTTCTTGTGCATTATAGAGAAGTAAGAGAG GGTTACAAGTCTGGCATCTCCCGTTTGCAAGCAACACCCAGGCCGCCATTTGAACGCTTTCAAAATAGTTGTGGACAAGCAAACTCACCTGTTCCTACAATTCAAAATTCTTTTGCAACAAACGCAAACAGAGTTGATTGGAATGGACCAACATTATCACTAGAAGTTGAGGATGTGGATTCCGGTGAAAATTCTGGAGCATCTCTCACTCAAACTGCTTTTGGTTCCATATCACATAATGCACCACTGCTTTCAGATGGAGTTACTG GAGTCGCAGAGTTATCCAGGAACCATACTGATTCATGGTATCCCGGATTTAAGTTATATCATTCTGCTGGATCATCGCTCTGGGCTGGAAGTCACGGCTCAACCAAACGCGAAGAAAGCATGCATGATCAGAAATGTGATGTTGAAGAACCTGGTGGAGCTGAATTTATAATTCATAAGCTTACTGATTCTAAGTTGGATGTTGATAGTAAAATTCATGATATTGTTTCTTACAGTGATAAATTGATACCAAGCACAGGCATCCTGGTGGCATCATTGGTTTCTAAGAGAGACATTCAG GTGTCACAGGATCTTGGCTTTAATTCCACTCGGCCCCCCTTTCAGTGTTATTCTGACCCTCAGATGGTAGCAACTTTCACTGATGAAGTTGAGAAGAAATCGGAAGATAAAGTTGTTACTGTATGTAACAATGAATCAGCAGAGCTGAAAAAATTAGATAGTTTTGGCAGATGGATGGACAAAGAAATTGGTGTGGATTGTGATGATTCCTTGATGGCTTCCGACTCTGGAAATTATTGGAATACACTTGATGCTGAGAATGATGACAAAGAAGTATCCAGTTTATCACACCATATGCAGTTGGAGATTGATTCGCTTGGCCCATCTCTTTCCCAGGAACAGCTATTCAGTATTTGTGACATTTCACCAGATTGGACTTATCCTGGTGTTGAGACAAAG GTTTTAATAGCAGGTAGATTTTTGGGTAGCAATAAGCATTCTTCTGAGACCAAGTGGGGATGCATGTTTGGTGAAATTGAGGTTCCTGCTGAAGTTGTCATTGATAATGTTATTCGATGCAAAACTCCTTTACATGCACCTGGACGTGTTCCGTTCTATGTGACATGCAGTAATAGATTAGCCTGCAGCGAGGTGAGGGAATTTGAATATCGGGAGAAACCTCAGGTGATTGCTGAGAACAGAGCACCAGAAGATGAATTGCGCTTACAGATACGGCTAGGAAAATTGTTAAATTTAAGCCCAGAAATGAAGTCATTAAATTGTTCTGGCCTTAATTGTGATAAATGTAATCTTATAGGGAAAAAACCTTCAATGAGAATTAAAACTAACCACTTGACATCGAGTGATATCTTGATTCAAAATTTGCTCAAGGATAGACTTCATCAGTGGTTGGTTTTCAAAACTCACGAAGAAGGTAAAGGGCCTAATGTCTTTGATGATGAAGGCCTAGGAGTTATCCATTTAGCAGCTGCTCTTGGTTATCAGTGGGCTATCGGTCCCATTATTGCTGCTGGTGTCAGTCCCAATTTTAGAGATGCACGTGGAAAAACAGCTCTTCATTGGGCATCATGTTTTGGGAG AGAGGAAACAGTTGTAGCACTGGTCAGATTGGGTGCTGCCCCAGGTGCAGTTAATGACCCAACTCCAGCTTTTCCAGGAGGGCAAACAGCAGCTGATCTAGCATCAATTAATGGACATAAAGGGATTGCTGGATATTTGGCAGAAGCAGATTTGACAAGTCATCTTTCTTCATTGAACATTAACGAAAATGTAGCAGATATTCATGATGCCATTGTTTCTGCTGAAAGTGCAATTGATACTGAATCAAAAGTTGTCTCATCAGAGTTAGGCATTGATAATCATTTCCTTGAAGGTTCTCTAGCTGCTTTTCGGAAATCAGCTCATACAGCCGCTTTAATTCAAGCTGCCTTTAGGAATCATTTATTATGTCATAAACAATTAACAAAGAGCAGGGATGATGTTTCCAACGATTCAGTTGACCTTGTTGTTCTGGATTCTTTAAACAAGGTACAGAAGTCAAGTCATTTTGAGGATTACCTTCATTCTGCAGCTAAAAAGATTCAAAAGAAATATCGTGGCTGGAAAGGGAGGAAAGAATTTTTGCATATACGCAGCCGTATTGTTAAGATTCAG GCTCATGTCAGAGGGCATCAAGTTCGTAAACAGTATAAGAAGCTTGTGTGGTCTGTCAGTATATTGGAAAAGGTAATACTCCGCTGGAGGCGCAAAGGATCTGGTTTGCGGGGATTTCGGGTGGAAAAGTCAACTGAAGATGAATCAAGAGGTACAAAAAGAAGTGATGATTATGAATATCTTATAATTGGGAGAAAACAGAAGTATGATGCAGTAGACAAGGCTCTTGCAAGAGTCAAGTCAATGGTTCGTCACCCCGAAGCACGCGAACAATATATGAGGCTAGTTACTAATTTTGAGAAGTTTGAg ATTGGTGAGGATGAGAGCAGTGCATGA